Proteins from a single region of Ananas comosus cultivar F153 linkage group 3, ASM154086v1, whole genome shotgun sequence:
- the LOC109707163 gene encoding bromelain inhibitor-like, producing MDANKRSGIALLVLLVAVSCLAGPSSARTLTGLDFLARVIKGERVTLITCSECVCPLQTSSSDEEYKCYCTDTYLICPIFCKNCKGELGEYMCLDMVSPNQCLTSVSSSEAKQKIKLLQGRE from the exons ATGGATGCAAATAAGAGATCAGGAATTGCTCTTCTTGTACTTCTTGTTGCAGTGTCCTGCCTTGCCGGTCCGTCCTCGGCTCGCACCCTCACCGGTCTTGATTTTCTCGCTCGAG TGATCAAGGGAGAGAGAGTTACACTAATAACCTGCAGCGAATGCGTGTGTCCACTGCAAACAAGTTCATCTGACGAAGAGTACAAATGCTACTGCACGGATACTTACTTGATCTGCCCGATCTTTTGCAAGAACTGCAAGGGCGAGCTCGGAGAGTACATGTGCCTCGACATGGTCTCGCCCAACCAATGCCTAACATCGGTCTCCTCCTCGGAGGCAAAGCAAAAGATCAAGTTGCTGCAGGGTCGTGAATGA